In Rouxiella sp. WC2420, the following proteins share a genomic window:
- a CDS encoding Lrp/AsnC family transcriptional regulator encodes MPTRLFSLSDIKLMKQLQISGRITNQELAEKVGMATSPCWRRVKQLEESGVIAGYQAVLDRRKLGLGILAFIRVKIDSHSEEEAQHFERQVEALEPVIACYAVAGDADFLLQVVARDLDSFSTFAMSTLRRLPGIKEMQTTLVLREVKPLTALPVGY; translated from the coding sequence ATGCCCACTAGACTGTTTAGTCTGTCCGATATCAAACTCATGAAACAGCTGCAGATCTCAGGGCGCATCACCAATCAGGAATTGGCAGAGAAAGTCGGCATGGCAACCTCCCCCTGCTGGCGGCGAGTAAAACAGCTCGAGGAGAGTGGCGTAATTGCGGGCTATCAGGCTGTATTGGACCGCCGAAAGCTTGGCCTCGGCATCCTGGCCTTTATCAGAGTAAAAATAGACAGCCACAGCGAGGAGGAGGCCCAGCATTTCGAGCGTCAGGTCGAGGCGCTGGAGCCGGTAATTGCCTGTTATGCCGTTGCGGGCGATGCAGATTTTCTGTTGCAGGTGGTGGCCAGGGATCTTGACAGTTTCTCGACCTTTGCCATGTCTACCCTACGTCGCCTGCCCGGAATCAAAGAGATGCAAACCACGCTGGTATTGCGCGAAGTCAAACCGCTGACCGCGCTGCCGGTGGGGTATTAA
- a CDS encoding DUF2000 domain-containing protein has product MRIAVIVNPELPVGLLANTSSAVAIGLAAKFPALAGEQLADIEGKAVDVSSKLPVPILQATAEQIQAILHKAMQAGGEVAIVPFPAFARAMHSFEDYRQAFPARNLSLETLDGLGLAGPEKWVKSLTGSLKLLR; this is encoded by the coding sequence ATGCGCATTGCAGTGATTGTAAATCCAGAACTTCCCGTGGGCCTGCTGGCAAATACCAGCAGCGCGGTGGCGATTGGTCTGGCGGCTAAATTCCCGGCGCTGGCGGGTGAGCAACTGGCTGATATAGAAGGGAAAGCCGTCGATGTCAGCTCAAAATTACCGGTGCCAATCTTGCAGGCCACAGCAGAGCAGATTCAGGCCATTTTACATAAAGCCATGCAGGCTGGCGGTGAGGTCGCGATCGTACCTTTTCCTGCATTTGCGCGAGCGATGCACAGTTTTGAAGATTATCGTCAGGCTTTTCCTGCGCGTAATCTGTCACTGGAAACGTTGGACGGCTTAGGACTGGCGGGGCCGGAAAAGTGGGTCAAGTCGTTAACCGGTTCGCTGAAACTATTAAGATAG